The following proteins come from a genomic window of Syntrophales bacterium:
- the leuS gene encoding leucine--tRNA ligase encodes MNIKYNPWEIEEKWQTKWEENKTFHVHEDPSRKKYYLLEMFPYPSGRIHIGHVRNYAIGDVVSRYKRMRGFNVLHPMGWDAFGMPAENAAIERGIHPAVWTNDNIANMKKQLKRMGFSYDWDREISTCEPFYYKWEQLFFLWMYEKGLAYKKTSSVNWCSKCQTVLANEQVEAGLCWRCSTEVVEKTLDQWFFRITAYVEELLEGCDRLSGWPERVLTMQRNWIGKSHGFEMIFPMADGNGEIKVFTTRQDTIYGATFMLVAAEHPLVLELAKGKECEKEVQEFVEKIKRQDKNLRTSDYYEKEGVFLESYCLNPVTHKKMPIFAANFVLADYGTGCVMAVPTHDQRDFEFAKKYNLPLIVVIQPPNRALNVQTMTEAYVDEGILVNSGPFNGMENMKALDAIADHLISLKRGQRTIQYRLRDWGISRQRYWGAPIPMIYCEKCGTVPVPEKDLPVVLPMDVELTGEGGSPLARHKAFAETTCPGCSGPARRETDTMDTFVESSWYFDRFCCAVHDVKPGLDRKALDYWMPVDQYIGGIEHAILHLLYSRFYTRMLRDFGVIGVDEPFANLLTQGMVCKETMKCPEHGFLFPEEVKDGKCASCNRDVIIGKTEKMSKSLRNIVDPDYLVKKYGADTARAFCLFASPPEKDLEWSDQGVEGSFRFLSRIWRIVMEEYLEDIRDVAPFDGKTPLDGDLKNLRRKTHQTIRKVTADLEDRFRFNTAISAVMELVNALYLLNRPDKSDTQALSVVREAVEAVLLMMAPIVPHITEELWETLGQKTPLADMTWPAWDREVASEEEITVVLQVNGKVRSRITVPADEEEDKIKALARADEKIAKMIEGKQVVKEVYVPRKLVNIVIKG; translated from the coding sequence ATGAACATCAAGTACAACCCCTGGGAAATCGAAGAGAAATGGCAGACGAAGTGGGAGGAGAACAAGACGTTCCACGTCCATGAGGACCCCTCGCGGAAGAAGTACTACCTCCTGGAGATGTTTCCCTATCCATCCGGCCGGATCCACATCGGCCACGTCCGCAACTACGCCATCGGCGACGTCGTGTCCCGCTACAAGCGGATGAGGGGGTTCAATGTCCTGCACCCCATGGGCTGGGACGCCTTCGGCATGCCCGCCGAGAACGCCGCCATCGAGCGGGGCATCCATCCCGCCGTCTGGACGAACGACAACATCGCCAACATGAAGAAGCAGCTCAAGCGTATGGGCTTCAGCTACGACTGGGACCGGGAGATCTCCACCTGCGAGCCCTTCTACTACAAGTGGGAGCAGCTCTTCTTCCTGTGGATGTACGAAAAGGGCCTTGCCTACAAGAAGACCTCCTCGGTGAACTGGTGCTCCAAGTGCCAGACGGTCCTGGCCAACGAGCAGGTGGAGGCGGGGCTGTGCTGGCGCTGCTCCACCGAGGTGGTGGAGAAGACCCTGGACCAGTGGTTCTTCCGGATCACCGCCTACGTGGAGGAGCTCCTGGAAGGCTGCGACCGGCTGTCCGGCTGGCCCGAGCGGGTTCTTACCATGCAGCGCAACTGGATCGGCAAGAGCCACGGCTTCGAGATGATCTTTCCCATGGCCGACGGCAACGGCGAGATCAAGGTCTTCACCACCCGGCAGGACACCATTTACGGGGCCACGTTCATGCTGGTCGCCGCGGAGCACCCCCTGGTCCTGGAGCTGGCGAAAGGCAAGGAGTGCGAGAAGGAGGTCCAGGAGTTCGTCGAGAAGATCAAGCGGCAGGACAAGAACCTCCGCACCTCCGACTATTATGAGAAGGAAGGCGTCTTTCTGGAGTCGTACTGCCTGAACCCCGTGACCCACAAGAAGATGCCCATCTTTGCCGCCAACTTCGTCCTGGCCGACTACGGCACGGGTTGCGTCATGGCGGTGCCGACCCACGACCAGCGCGACTTCGAGTTTGCCAAGAAGTACAACCTTCCGCTCATCGTGGTCATCCAGCCGCCGAACCGGGCGCTCAACGTCCAGACCATGACGGAGGCCTACGTCGACGAGGGGATCCTCGTGAACTCCGGACCGTTCAACGGGATGGAGAACATGAAAGCCCTGGACGCCATCGCGGACCACCTGATCTCCCTGAAGCGGGGCCAGCGGACCATCCAGTACCGCCTCCGCGACTGGGGAATTTCGCGCCAGCGCTACTGGGGCGCTCCGATTCCCATGATCTACTGCGAGAAGTGCGGCACCGTGCCGGTCCCCGAGAAAGACCTCCCGGTGGTCCTGCCGATGGACGTGGAGCTGACCGGAGAGGGCGGCTCGCCCCTGGCGCGGCACAAGGCCTTCGCCGAGACGACCTGTCCCGGCTGCAGCGGCCCCGCCCGGCGCGAGACCGACACAATGGACACCTTCGTGGAATCCTCCTGGTATTTCGACCGGTTCTGCTGTGCCGTCCACGACGTCAAGCCCGGCCTGGACCGGAAGGCCCTGGACTACTGGATGCCCGTGGACCAGTACATCGGCGGGATCGAGCATGCGATCCTGCACCTTCTCTATTCCCGCTTCTATACGCGGATGCTCCGGGACTTCGGTGTCATCGGCGTGGACGAGCCCTTCGCGAACCTGCTCACGCAGGGCATGGTCTGCAAGGAAACGATGAAATGCCCCGAGCACGGCTTCCTCTTCCCGGAAGAAGTCAAGGACGGGAAATGTGCTTCCTGCAACCGCGACGTCATCATCGGGAAAACGGAGAAGATGTCGAAATCGCTGAGGAACATCGTCGATCCCGACTACCTCGTCAAGAAATACGGCGCCGACACGGCCCGGGCCTTCTGCCTGTTCGCGTCGCCGCCGGAGAAGGACCTGGAATGGAGCGACCAGGGCGTGGAAGGCTCTTTCCGCTTCCTCAGCCGCATCTGGCGGATCGTCATGGAGGAATACCTGGAAGACATCCGGGACGTGGCCCCCTTCGACGGGAAGACGCCCCTGGACGGAGACCTGAAAAACCTCCGCCGGAAGACTCATCAGACGATCCGCAAGGTCACGGCCGACCTGGAAGACCGCTTCCGCTTCAATACCGCCATCAGCGCCGTCATGGAGCTGGTGAACGCCCTGTACCTGCTCAACAGGCCGGACAAGAGCGATACGCAGGCCCTCTCGGTGGTCCGGGAGGCCGTGGAGGCGGTGCTTCTCATGATGGCCCCCATCGTTCCCCACATCACCGAGGAGCTGTGGGAAACGCTCGGCCAGAAGACGCCCCTGGCTGACATGACCTGGCCGGCGTGGGACCGGGAAGTGGCTTCCGAGGAGGAGATTACCGTCGTGCTCCAGGTCAACGGCAAGGTCCGCAGCCGCATCACCGTGCCGGCCGACGAGGAGGAGGACAAGATCAAGGCGCTCGCCCGGGCGGACGAGAAAATCGCCAAGATGATCGAGGGGAAGCAGGTGGTCAAGGAGGTCTATGTTCCCCGCAAGCTCGTCAACATCGTGATCAAGGGCTGA
- the nusB gene encoding transcription antitermination factor NusB encodes MQVRRKAREAAVQILYGLDVQERDPWEALEHYWQNFDRSEMPADAREFTADLVTGTWERRDEIDGLIGSCSEHWSLPRMSKVDKAILRMAVYELRFCPDIPPKVALNEAIDLGKLFGSENSGAFINGILDALHGRFGREPKPPEPQPGTEPSGGEEPPGPESSPD; translated from the coding sequence ATGCAAGTCAGAAGAAAGGCCCGGGAAGCGGCCGTACAGATCCTTTACGGCCTCGATGTCCAGGAACGGGACCCCTGGGAAGCTCTTGAACACTACTGGCAGAACTTCGACCGTTCGGAGATGCCGGCGGACGCACGCGAATTCACCGCGGACCTGGTGACCGGGACGTGGGAGCGGCGGGACGAGATCGACGGGCTCATCGGGAGCTGCTCCGAGCACTGGTCCCTTCCCCGCATGTCCAAGGTCGACAAGGCCATCCTCCGGATGGCCGTCTACGAGCTCCGGTTCTGCCCGGACATTCCCCCCAAGGTGGCCCTCAACGAGGCCATCGACCTGGGAAAGCTCTTCGGATCCGAAAACTCGGGGGCCTTCATCAACGGCATCCTCGACGCCCTGCACGGCCGCTTCGGACGAGAGCCAAAGCCCCCGGAACCCCAGCCCGGTACGGAACCGTCCGGCGGGGAAGAGCCGCCCGGTCCGGAGTCGAGCCCGGACTGA
- the ribE gene encoding 6,7-dimethyl-8-ribityllumazine synthase, with translation MPKTVEGKIVAKGMRFGIIASRFNDFICGRLIEGALDALVRAGADEKDIQVYKVPGAFELPLAAKKIAKSGRFDAVICLGAVIRGATPHFEYISAETTKGIAMVGLETEVPVAFGVLTTDTIEQAIERAGSKSGNKGWDAAMTAIEMVDLFRKI, from the coding sequence TGGAAGGAAAGATCGTTGCCAAGGGAATGCGGTTCGGGATCATCGCCAGCCGCTTCAACGACTTCATCTGCGGCCGCCTCATCGAGGGAGCCCTAGACGCCCTCGTCCGGGCCGGCGCCGACGAGAAGGACATCCAGGTCTACAAGGTCCCGGGGGCCTTCGAGCTGCCGCTGGCGGCGAAGAAGATAGCCAAGAGCGGCCGGTTCGATGCCGTGATCTGCCTGGGGGCGGTCATCCGGGGGGCCACGCCCCACTTCGAGTACATCAGCGCCGAGACGACCAAGGGAATCGCCATGGTCGGGCTGGAGACGGAAGTTCCCGTCGCCTTTGGAGTCCTCACGACCGACACGATCGAGCAGGCCATCGAGCGTGCCGGCTCGAAGTCGGGCAACAAGGGCTGGGATGCGGCCATGACGGCCATCGAGATGGTCGACCTCTTCCGGAAAATCTGA